In Porphyrobacter sp. LM 6, one DNA window encodes the following:
- a CDS encoding CTP synthase — translation MARFIFITGGVVSSLGKGLMAASLASLLQARGYKVRIRKFDPYLNVDPGTMSPYQHGEVYVTDDGAETDLDLGHYERFTGVSSRQSDNITSGRIYRDIIAKERRGDYLGATVQVIPHVTDAIKEFALADQGDHDFILCEIGGTVGDIESLPFMEAIRQLRNELEPFQTVSVHVTLVPYIKAAGELKTKPTQHSVRELASLGIKPDILLCRAEHPIPEGDRRKIAQFCNVRTEAVIQALDAPSIYSVPQQYHAEGLDREVLRAFGITDAPEPDMSAWNDVTDRYFNPEGEVTIAVVGKYVGLPDAYKSLNEALVHGGLANRVRVNIKWIDAEIFESDDSSAIVSALEPMHGILVPGGFGERGSEGKIASVRFARERDVPFFGICLGMQMACIEGARAAGFDKASSTEFGPTDTPVVGIISEWMSKEGLQQRAEGGDLGGTMRLGAYPAKLSPNSHTSRIYGGAELISERHRHRYEVNSAFIEPLEKQGLIFAGMSPDGLLPEIVERPDHPWFVGVQFHPELKSRPFDPHPLFAGFIAAALEQSRLV, via the coding sequence ATGGCGCGGTTCATTTTTATCACCGGCGGCGTGGTCTCCTCGCTCGGCAAAGGTCTCATGGCAGCCTCATTGGCGAGCCTGTTGCAGGCGCGTGGCTACAAGGTCCGCATCCGCAAGTTTGATCCCTATCTCAACGTCGATCCGGGCACGATGAGCCCCTATCAGCACGGCGAGGTCTATGTGACTGACGACGGGGCGGAAACCGACCTCGATCTCGGCCACTATGAGCGCTTCACCGGCGTCTCTTCGCGCCAGAGCGACAACATCACGTCGGGCCGCATCTACCGCGACATCATCGCCAAGGAGCGCCGCGGCGATTATCTTGGCGCGACCGTGCAGGTGATCCCGCACGTGACCGACGCGATCAAGGAATTCGCGCTCGCCGATCAGGGCGACCATGATTTCATCCTGTGCGAAATCGGCGGGACGGTGGGCGACATCGAATCGCTGCCCTTCATGGAAGCGATCCGCCAGCTTCGTAACGAGCTTGAGCCGTTCCAGACTGTCAGCGTCCACGTGACTCTGGTGCCGTACATCAAGGCCGCGGGCGAGCTGAAGACCAAGCCGACCCAGCACTCGGTGCGCGAGCTGGCGAGCCTCGGCATCAAGCCCGACATCCTTCTCTGTCGCGCCGAACATCCGATCCCCGAAGGCGACCGCCGCAAGATCGCCCAGTTCTGCAACGTGCGGACCGAGGCGGTGATTCAGGCACTGGATGCGCCCTCGATCTATTCGGTGCCGCAGCAATATCACGCCGAAGGACTCGACCGCGAAGTGCTGCGCGCCTTCGGCATCACAGACGCGCCCGAGCCCGATATGTCGGCCTGGAACGACGTGACCGACCGCTACTTCAACCCTGAAGGCGAAGTCACGATCGCGGTGGTGGGCAAGTATGTCGGCCTGCCCGATGCCTACAAGAGCCTCAACGAGGCGCTGGTTCATGGCGGGCTCGCGAACCGGGTGCGGGTCAACATCAAGTGGATCGATGCCGAAATCTTCGAATCCGATGACAGTTCGGCGATCGTCTCGGCGCTTGAGCCGATGCACGGCATTCTGGTGCCCGGCGGCTTCGGCGAGCGTGGCAGCGAGGGCAAGATTGCCAGCGTGCGCTTTGCTCGCGAGCGCGATGTGCCGTTCTTCGGCATTTGTCTGGGCATGCAGATGGCCTGTATCGAAGGCGCGCGCGCGGCCGGTTTCGACAAGGCGTCCTCGACTGAATTCGGCCCGACCGATACGCCGGTGGTGGGCATCATCTCGGAATGGATGAGCAAGGAAGGCCTCCAGCAGCGTGCCGAGGGCGGCGATCTGGGCGGCACGATGCGTTTGGGCGCCTATCCGGCCAAGCTCAGCCCCAACAGCCACACCTCGCGCATCTATGGCGGCGCGGAGCTGATTTCTGAGCGCCACCGTCACCGATACGAGGTCAATAGCGCCTTCATCGAGCCGCTGGAGAAGCAGGGACTGATCTTCGCAGGCATGTCGCCTGATGGGCTTCTGCCCGAAATCGTCGAACGGCCCGACCACCCGTGGTTTGTTGGCGTGCAGTTCCATCCGGAGCTGAAATCACGCCCCTTCGACCCACATCCGCTGTTCGCCGGTTTCATCGCTGCCGCGCTCGAACAGTCGCGACTCGTCTAG
- a CDS encoding carbon-nitrogen hydrolase family protein, with protein sequence MPKIALLQMCSGIDPAHNFAVIRDAVVAARDGGAEMLFTPEMSLLLDRNRARAAAHIVPQDASPFVPMLANLARDTGVTIALGSMAVAAGGGKNANRSMLFAPGASAPVTYDKMHMFDVDLASGESWRESNAYEAGRAVVSIDDTPVGRLGLTVCYDLRFPALFGALGDRRCDAIAVPAAFTKPTGAAHWHVMLRARAIEASAFVIAAAQVGEHEDGRATYGHSLVVDPWGEVLLDMGGEAAGLGFCDIDLARIAEVRAQVPSLTNRRAIPKS encoded by the coding sequence ATGCCGAAAATCGCGCTTCTGCAAATGTGTTCGGGCATCGACCCGGCGCACAATTTCGCGGTGATCCGCGATGCCGTTGTCGCCGCGCGCGATGGTGGGGCTGAAATGCTGTTCACACCGGAAATGTCGCTACTGCTGGATCGCAACCGCGCGCGGGCGGCGGCGCATATCGTGCCGCAGGACGCCTCGCCCTTCGTGCCGATGCTGGCCAATCTGGCGCGCGATACCGGCGTTACGATTGCACTGGGATCGATGGCAGTGGCGGCAGGCGGCGGGAAGAACGCCAACCGCTCGATGCTGTTTGCGCCTGGGGCGAGCGCGCCGGTCACCTATGACAAGATGCACATGTTCGATGTCGATCTCGCAAGCGGGGAGAGCTGGCGGGAGAGCAACGCTTACGAGGCGGGGCGCGCGGTGGTCAGCATTGATGACACCCCTGTCGGGCGGCTCGGGCTGACGGTGTGCTATGACCTGCGCTTTCCCGCGCTGTTCGGCGCATTGGGCGATCGGCGCTGCGATGCGATCGCGGTGCCGGCGGCCTTTACCAAACCCACCGGCGCTGCGCATTGGCACGTCATGCTGCGCGCCCGCGCGATCGAGGCGAGCGCCTTTGTCATCGCCGCCGCGCAGGTCGGCGAGCATGAGGATGGGCGCGCCACCTATGGCCACAGTCTTGTCGTCGATCCGTGGGGCGAGGTGCTGCTCGACATGGGCGGGGAAGCGGCGGGCCTCGGCTTCTGCGACATCGATCTTGCCCGCATTGCCGAAGTCCGCGCGCAGGTGCCTTCTCTTACCAACCGCCGCGCAATCCCCAAATCCTGA
- a CDS encoding DUF1178 family protein, with protein MIVFDLACTHGHRFEGWFGSSGDFEDQRARGLLVCPNCGSGEISKAPMAPAVPAKGNSKPASAPAAATQQLANTPMPPEMQKALAALAKAQAEALKNSTWVGDKFAEETRKMHYGEREEAPIHGQASLAEAKAMIEEGLPVAPLPFPVAPPDKLN; from the coding sequence ATGATCGTTTTCGACCTTGCCTGCACCCACGGCCACCGCTTCGAAGGCTGGTTCGGCTCCTCGGGAGATTTCGAGGACCAGCGCGCACGTGGTCTCCTCGTCTGTCCGAACTGCGGTTCGGGCGAGATCAGCAAGGCACCGATGGCCCCTGCGGTTCCGGCCAAGGGCAACAGCAAGCCAGCTTCTGCCCCTGCCGCTGCAACACAGCAGCTCGCCAATACGCCCATGCCGCCCGAGATGCAGAAGGCGCTCGCTGCGCTGGCCAAGGCACAGGCCGAAGCGCTGAAGAACTCGACCTGGGTCGGCGACAAGTTCGCCGAGGAAACCCGCAAGATGCACTATGGCGAGCGCGAGGAGGCGCCTATCCACGGGCAGGCGAGCCTCGCCGAAGCCAAGGCAATGATCGAGGAAGGCCTGCCGGTTGCCCCGCTGCCGTTCCCGGTGGCGCCGCCCGACAAACTCAATTGA
- the grxC gene encoding glutaredoxin 3 has product MAAPQIDIYTKFACPFCVRAKRLLTEKGAVFTEYDITLGGAKRAEMLARAPDAVTVPQIFIGDVHVGGSDELAALEREGKLDALLAG; this is encoded by the coding sequence ATGGCTGCGCCTCAGATCGACATTTACACCAAATTTGCCTGCCCCTTCTGCGTGCGCGCCAAGCGCCTGCTGACCGAGAAGGGCGCTGTCTTTACCGAATATGACATCACGCTGGGCGGGGCCAAGCGCGCCGAAATGCTCGCCCGCGCTCCCGATGCGGTGACAGTGCCGCAGATCTTCATCGGCGATGTGCACGTGGGCGGTTCGGACGAACTCGCCGCGCTCGAGCGCGAAGGCAAGCTCGACGCGCTGCTGGCGGGCTGA
- a CDS encoding Hsp20 family protein yields MSRFDFTPYRRSTVGFDRLFDLLENQARLNAGDNYPPFNISRRGEDNYRITLAVAGFRPTDIDITAQQNLLVVQGRKREEIEDGSELIHLGIANRGFERRFELADFVRVERADLADGLLIIDLVREVPDAMKPRKIAIGGTAQLSAVPSPSEDDDKAASAA; encoded by the coding sequence ATGTCCCGTTTCGATTTCACCCCCTATCGCCGCTCGACCGTGGGCTTTGATCGCCTGTTCGACCTGCTCGAAAACCAGGCGCGGCTCAACGCCGGCGACAATTATCCCCCGTTCAACATCTCGCGCCGCGGCGAGGACAATTACCGCATCACCCTCGCGGTGGCGGGCTTCCGTCCGACCGACATCGACATCACCGCTCAGCAGAACCTGCTCGTCGTGCAAGGGCGCAAGCGCGAGGAGATCGAGGATGGTTCGGAGCTGATCCACCTCGGCATCGCCAACCGCGGGTTTGAGCGCCGCTTTGAACTCGCCGATTTCGTGCGGGTCGAGCGCGCCGATCTGGCCGACGGCCTGCTGATCATCGATCTGGTGCGCGAAGTCCCCGATGCGATGAAGCCGCGCAAGATCGCGATCGGCGGCACCGCGCAGCTTTCGGCCGTGCCCTCGCCCAGCGAGGATGACGACAAGGCCGCCAGCGCCGCGTGA
- a CDS encoding peptidylprolyl isomerase, with protein sequence MISFFRRFFQSKIGLPIVLAFLALMALAFAASDITGSTFGGVSSSDRAAVVGGEGIPLSDVSMAANTALDQVRQQNPTLTMPEFVQEGGLDEVIRQLIDRYAIGAYGEKYGLRAGENLVNSEILQIDAFRGLTGEFDVQAYQAALRQRGLSDAIFRRDLTDGLIEQQLLKPAIAAPVLPEKIARQYASLVLERRKGEIVLIPSTAFAPAGNPTEAQLTAWYNDNRTQFIRPERRTLRFAVFGNDTLKVNDTPTAAEITARYKRDAVKYQASERRALTSFVVPTQDAAKALAARIRGGVSLEAAAREAGFTASKTELQSREALSGSTSFAFAEAAFKAAQGGIVEPAQGTLGWYVARVDQIERIPARSLAQATAEIAAALKAEKRSTAVADMTAEIESEIDGGTALAEVAKAYGLKVETTPALLANGQAFGQPGVQIVPQLVPVLTTAFQMEESEPQLAEIVPGQQFVIFEVARVDEASAPPLAEVRAAALDGWKRAQGATLARAAADRITAKLRAKTPVEAAMAAEKRPGIERDVIDLERRELLANRRGALPPPLVLLFSMAEGSVKVLEAPRNLGWYVVSLQDISTSPVESEPGLVQQARQQLSPALADEYRRQATAAMRAELGVTKNDEAIATLRKQLTGAQ encoded by the coding sequence ATGATTTCGTTTTTTCGCCGGTTTTTCCAGTCGAAGATCGGTTTGCCGATCGTTCTTGCGTTCCTTGCGCTGATGGCGCTGGCCTTCGCGGCTTCGGATATCACCGGATCGACCTTCGGCGGCGTGTCCAGCTCCGATCGCGCCGCCGTCGTAGGCGGCGAGGGAATTCCGCTGTCGGATGTGTCGATGGCCGCCAACACCGCGCTTGATCAGGTGCGTCAGCAGAACCCCACGCTGACCATGCCCGAGTTCGTGCAGGAAGGCGGGCTGGACGAGGTGATCCGCCAGCTGATCGATCGCTATGCGATTGGTGCCTATGGGGAGAAATACGGCCTGCGCGCGGGCGAGAACCTGGTGAACAGCGAGATCCTCCAGATCGACGCTTTCCGCGGGCTGACTGGCGAGTTCGATGTCCAGGCCTACCAGGCGGCGCTGCGCCAGCGGGGCCTGAGCGATGCCATCTTCCGCCGCGATCTTACCGACGGACTGATCGAGCAGCAATTGCTCAAGCCTGCCATCGCCGCGCCGGTTCTGCCCGAAAAGATCGCGCGTCAATATGCTTCGCTCGTGCTCGAACGACGCAAGGGCGAGATCGTGCTGATCCCCAGCACCGCCTTCGCCCCGGCTGGCAACCCGACCGAGGCGCAACTGACCGCCTGGTACAATGACAACCGCACCCAGTTCATCCGCCCCGAACGGCGCACGCTGCGCTTTGCGGTGTTCGGCAATGATACCCTGAAGGTCAACGACACCCCGACCGCAGCCGAAATCACCGCCCGCTACAAGCGTGACGCGGTGAAGTATCAGGCGAGCGAGCGCCGTGCGCTGACCAGCTTCGTGGTGCCGACACAGGATGCCGCCAAGGCGCTCGCCGCCCGCATCCGCGGTGGTGTCTCGCTGGAAGCGGCCGCGCGCGAAGCCGGGTTCACTGCCTCCAAGACCGAACTGCAAAGCCGCGAAGCACTGTCCGGTTCGACCAGCTTTGCCTTTGCCGAAGCCGCCTTCAAGGCCGCGCAGGGCGGCATCGTCGAGCCCGCGCAAGGCACGCTCGGCTGGTATGTCGCGCGGGTCGACCAGATCGAACGCATCCCGGCGCGCAGCCTTGCGCAGGCGACGGCTGAAATCGCCGCCGCCCTCAAGGCCGAGAAGCGCAGCACCGCTGTGGCCGACATGACCGCCGAAATCGAAAGCGAAATCGATGGCGGCACCGCGCTTGCCGAAGTCGCCAAGGCCTATGGTCTGAAGGTCGAAACCACGCCCGCGCTGCTCGCCAATGGTCAGGCCTTCGGCCAGCCCGGCGTGCAGATCGTCCCGCAGCTGGTGCCGGTGCTCACCACCGCGTTCCAGATGGAAGAGAGCGAGCCCCAGTTGGCCGAAATCGTACCGGGTCAGCAGTTCGTGATCTTCGAAGTCGCGCGCGTCGATGAAGCCTCCGCTCCTCCCCTGGCAGAAGTGCGCGCCGCCGCGCTTGACGGCTGGAAGCGCGCGCAGGGTGCCACCCTCGCCCGTGCCGCAGCGGACCGCATCACCGCCAAGCTGCGCGCCAAGACGCCGGTCGAAGCCGCCATGGCTGCCGAAAAGCGCCCCGGTATCGAACGCGACGTGATCGATCTTGAACGCCGCGAGCTGCTTGCCAACCGGCGGGGCGCCCTCCCGCCTCCGCTTGTGCTGCTGTTCAGCATGGCCGAAGGCTCGGTCAAGGTGCTCGAGGCGCCGCGCAATCTCGGATGGTATGTCGTGAGCCTGCAGGACATCAGCACCAGCCCGGTCGAGAGCGAGCCCGGTCTTGTCCAGCAGGCGCGCCAGCAGCTGAGCCCGGCGCTGGCCGACGAGTATCGCCGTCAGGCCACCGCCGCGATGCGCGCGGAGCTGGGCGTGACCAAGAACGACGAAGCCATCGCGACGCTCCGCAAGCAGCTCACCGGCGCGCAGTGA
- a CDS encoding haloalkane dehalogenase gives MKIITHDPARFADLPGYPFAENWLTIDLGDGLAAKMHYLDEGPKVAPPLLLFHGEPSWSYLYRKMIPLLVDAGFRCLAPDLIGFGKSDKPDDQGFYTYARHVDWLRQWRDAVVPQQAGLFCQDWGGLLGLRMVGQEPERFAFVVASNTFLPTGGGKASPGFLAWREFARSSPDFKIGGIMDRGCQSELSPAEVAAYDAPFPDEPSKAGARAFPQLVPVEDGMDGVADNIAAWEGLAGFDKPFLTLFGEDDPVLGMAGPLLAKRIKGAEGQPHAMLAKCGHFSQEDRPSELAQGVIDMARLAGFLA, from the coding sequence ATGAAGATCATCACCCATGACCCCGCCCGCTTTGCCGACCTGCCGGGCTACCCCTTTGCCGAGAACTGGCTGACGATCGACCTTGGCGATGGCCTCGCGGCGAAGATGCATTACCTTGACGAAGGTCCGAAGGTTGCCCCGCCGCTGCTCCTGTTTCACGGCGAGCCTTCGTGGTCCTACCTCTATCGCAAGATGATCCCGCTGCTCGTCGATGCAGGGTTTCGCTGCCTCGCGCCCGATCTCATCGGGTTCGGCAAGAGCGACAAGCCGGATGATCAGGGCTTCTACACCTACGCCCGCCACGTCGACTGGCTGAGGCAATGGCGCGATGCCGTGGTGCCGCAACAAGCCGGGTTGTTCTGCCAGGACTGGGGCGGGCTGCTCGGCCTGCGGATGGTCGGGCAGGAACCCGAACGCTTCGCCTTCGTCGTCGCCAGCAACACCTTTCTGCCGACCGGCGGGGGCAAAGCTTCGCCCGGTTTCCTCGCATGGCGCGAATTCGCCCGCTCCTCGCCCGATTTCAAGATCGGCGGAATCATGGATCGCGGCTGCCAATCGGAGCTCTCGCCGGCCGAAGTCGCCGCCTATGACGCGCCCTTCCCCGACGAACCCAGCAAGGCCGGCGCGCGGGCCTTCCCGCAGCTGGTGCCGGTCGAGGATGGCATGGACGGCGTTGCCGACAATATCGCAGCGTGGGAGGGGCTTGCGGGTTTCGACAAGCCCTTCCTGACGCTGTTCGGCGAGGATGATCCGGTGCTGGGCATGGCCGGCCCGCTGCTCGCAAAACGCATCAAGGGGGCGGAAGGACAGCCCCATGCGATGCTGGCGAAGTGCGGCCACTTCAGCCAGGAAGATCGCCCTTCGGAACTGGCGCAAGGTGTCATCGACATGGCAAGGCTGGCGGGCTTCCTCGCTTGA
- the tpiA gene encoding triose-phosphate isomerase: MTRRPYIVGNWKMHGTRAMLSEARAIDRAAQRHMKVEVALAPPYTLIHPIHREAEQIAVGAQDCHHADGGAYTGDISAAMIADAGAKFVILGHSERRTGHNETDALVRAKAEAAFAAGLRVIMCCGESAETRESGKAIAFVTEQLTASLPALADLPGDIAERLTIAYEPIWAIGTGTAATTGDIAEMHGAIRKLLVDLFGEEQGAEVRILYGGSVKPENAAEIFAVPDVGGALVGGASLTADSFMGIALAASEPFEV, from the coding sequence ATGACCCGCCGACCCTATATTGTCGGAAACTGGAAGATGCACGGCACCCGCGCGATGCTCTCCGAAGCGCGTGCAATCGACCGCGCCGCCCAGCGTCACATGAAGGTGGAGGTGGCGCTCGCGCCGCCTTACACGCTGATTCACCCGATCCACCGCGAAGCCGAACAGATCGCCGTCGGCGCGCAGGATTGCCATCATGCCGATGGCGGTGCCTACACCGGCGATATCTCCGCCGCGATGATCGCCGATGCGGGCGCGAAGTTCGTGATCCTCGGGCATAGCGAAAGGCGCACAGGCCACAACGAGACCGACGCGCTGGTGCGCGCAAAGGCCGAAGCCGCCTTTGCTGCGGGCCTGCGCGTCATCATGTGCTGCGGCGAGAGCGCGGAAACGCGCGAATCGGGCAAGGCCATCGCCTTCGTGACCGAGCAGCTGACCGCATCGCTGCCCGCGCTCGCCGATCTGCCGGGCGACATCGCCGAGCGGCTCACCATCGCTTACGAACCGATCTGGGCGATCGGCACCGGCACGGCCGCGACTACCGGGGATATAGCCGAGATGCACGGCGCTATCCGCAAGCTGCTGGTCGATCTGTTCGGCGAAGAGCAGGGCGCTGAAGTGCGGATCCTCTATGGTGGCTCGGTCAAGCCTGAGAACGCTGCGGAAATCTTCGCCGTGCCCGACGTCGGCGGTGCGCTGGTTGGCGGGGCGAGCCTGACGGCGGACAGCTTCATGGGCATCGCGCTCGCCGCAAGCGAGCCGTTCGAAGTCTGA
- a CDS encoding MFS transporter, which yields MNDPAPPLAYLTRAQEWALAVTIAVVTANAYYIHPIIGEVARAFGVGEAEIGLVPALNQLALALGILLLLPLGDFYSNRTLCLIFVAGQTLCLGGMVIAPDFVLFTAASTLLGFFTIAPYLIPAFASKRVAPERLGQVTAQLTAGVIFGILVARMGAGIIAEHADWHTVYICALAIMTAVTAFLPIAMRSEGTALKQPATGYGALIASVFTLAARYPDMRISAAIQGLNFAIFTASWLALALHLTSPALGYGTDDVGYLAGVAAISIFTTPRLGRWADKVGPRKARLVAAVVQFAGVALYYPLGFGIWSVLVPLLLTNMVGPTVDVTGRMTLFTLAPDIRTRLTTSYIVTMFVGGAIGSAAGTSIYDLGGWAATCALLLAMSGGVVALSLLAERRWAASKA from the coding sequence TTGAACGACCCCGCGCCTCCCCTTGCCTATCTCACCCGCGCGCAGGAATGGGCGCTGGCGGTGACGATCGCGGTCGTCACTGCCAATGCCTATTATATCCATCCGATCATTGGCGAGGTGGCGCGCGCCTTCGGCGTGGGCGAGGCCGAGATCGGTCTGGTGCCCGCGCTCAACCAGCTGGCGCTGGCGCTTGGTATCCTGCTGCTGCTGCCGCTGGGGGACTTCTATTCCAACCGCACCCTGTGCCTAATCTTTGTCGCCGGGCAGACGCTGTGCCTTGGCGGCATGGTGATTGCGCCGGATTTCGTCCTGTTCACCGCCGCTTCCACCCTGCTCGGTTTCTTCACCATCGCGCCCTATCTGATCCCCGCCTTCGCCTCGAAACGCGTCGCGCCTGAACGGCTTGGGCAAGTGACCGCGCAGCTCACCGCAGGCGTGATTTTCGGAATCCTCGTGGCGCGCATGGGGGCAGGCATCATTGCCGAGCACGCCGACTGGCACACCGTGTATATCTGTGCGCTGGCGATCATGACGGCGGTAACCGCCTTTCTACCGATCGCGATGCGAAGCGAAGGCACTGCACTCAAGCAGCCCGCCACCGGGTATGGCGCGCTGATAGCGTCGGTCTTCACGCTCGCCGCGCGCTATCCGGACATGCGGATTTCGGCGGCGATCCAGGGTCTGAACTTCGCAATCTTCACCGCCAGCTGGCTGGCGCTGGCGCTGCATCTGACCAGCCCCGCGCTGGGCTATGGCACGGATGATGTCGGCTATCTCGCCGGGGTGGCAGCGATCAGCATTTTCACCACGCCGCGCCTTGGTCGCTGGGCGGACAAGGTCGGCCCGCGCAAGGCCCGGCTGGTGGCGGCCGTGGTGCAGTTTGCAGGGGTAGCGCTCTACTACCCCTTGGGCTTCGGCATCTGGAGTGTTCTGGTGCCGTTGCTGCTGACCAATATGGTCGGCCCGACCGTGGACGTGACCGGGCGGATGACGCTGTTCACTCTCGCCCCCGATATCCGCACCCGGCTGACCACATCCTACATCGTAACAATGTTCGTAGGCGGCGCGATCGGCAGCGCCGCTGGCACCTCAATATACGACCTGGGCGGCTGGGCGGCGACATGTGCGCTGCTGCTGGCGATGTCGGGCGGCGTGGTCGCCCTGTCGCTGCTGGCAGAGCGGCGCTGGGCGGCGAGCAAAGCCTGA
- a CDS encoding acyl-CoA dehydrogenase family protein: MSKPAHEPEELAEIRRAVRALCDGFPGEYWRAKDAVREYPAEFVDALTKAGFLAALIPTEHGGSGLSLEAACVIMEEIQASGCNGSSAHAQMYIMNTLLRYGSPEQKAAYLPRIASGELRLQAFGVSEPTSGTDTLSLKTRAVRDGDHYVINGQKIWTSRAEYSDLMLLLARTTPREEAASKTEGLSIFLVDMQAALKNGMTVKPIRTMMNHSSCEVFFDDLRIPASALVGEEGKGFRYILSGMNAERILIAAECIGDAKWFIEKATGYAKDRSVFARPIGQNQGVQFPIARCYAQMRAAELMVHHAARVYDEGGNPGEEANMAKLLASEASWAAADMCVQTFGGFGFAEEYDVERKFREARLYTVAPISTNLILSYLAEHVLGLPRSY; the protein is encoded by the coding sequence GTGTCCAAACCCGCTCACGAGCCCGAGGAACTCGCCGAAATCCGCCGTGCGGTGCGTGCGCTGTGTGACGGGTTTCCCGGCGAATACTGGCGGGCCAAGGACGCCGTGCGCGAATATCCGGCGGAATTCGTCGACGCGCTGACCAAGGCGGGCTTTCTGGCCGCGCTGATCCCTACCGAACACGGCGGCAGCGGCCTCAGCCTTGAGGCGGCTTGCGTGATCATGGAGGAAATCCAGGCAAGCGGGTGCAACGGCTCATCCGCTCACGCACAAATGTACATCATGAACACGCTGCTGCGGTATGGCTCACCCGAGCAGAAGGCGGCCTACCTGCCGCGCATCGCGAGCGGAGAGCTTCGTTTGCAGGCGTTCGGGGTGAGCGAGCCGACCAGCGGCACTGACACCCTGAGCCTCAAGACCCGCGCGGTGCGTGATGGCGATCACTATGTCATCAACGGCCAGAAGATCTGGACCAGCCGCGCCGAATATTCCGATCTGATGCTGCTGCTCGCCCGCACCACCCCGCGCGAGGAAGCGGCCAGCAAGACCGAAGGCCTCTCGATTTTCCTCGTCGATATGCAGGCCGCGCTGAAAAACGGCATGACGGTCAAGCCGATCCGCACGATGATGAATCACTCGTCCTGCGAGGTGTTTTTCGATGATCTGCGCATCCCCGCCTCGGCGTTGGTGGGTGAAGAGGGCAAGGGCTTCCGCTATATTCTCTCCGGAATGAATGCCGAGCGCATCCTGATCGCTGCCGAGTGCATTGGCGATGCCAAATGGTTCATCGAGAAGGCGACCGGCTATGCCAAGGACCGCAGCGTGTTCGCCCGCCCCATCGGGCAGAACCAGGGCGTGCAGTTCCCGATCGCGCGCTGCTATGCCCAGATGCGCGCCGCCGAGCTGATGGTGCACCACGCCGCTCGGGTTTACGATGAAGGCGGCAATCCGGGCGAAGAAGCCAATATGGCAAAGCTCCTCGCGTCCGAAGCCAGCTGGGCGGCCGCGGATATGTGCGTCCAGACATTTGGCGGTTTCGGTTTTGCCGAGGAATACGACGTCGAGCGCAAGTTCCGCGAGGCGCGGCTTTATACCGTGGCGCCGATCTCGACCAACCTCATCCTGTCCTATCTCGCCGAGCACGTTCTGGGCCTGCCGCGCAGCTATTGA
- the secG gene encoding preprotein translocase subunit SecG, producing the protein MSLFIFLTVIQAIVAAALVGVVLMQRSEGGGLGIGSNPGGAFGARGAADFLTRATKWLAIVFVAMSILLAALAVREGKVDGVTTTLDRAAPAPLDPLADPAAGPALPATPVPAAPAQTAPAAPAGGDPLAE; encoded by the coding sequence ATGTCGCTGTTTATCTTCCTCACCGTGATCCAGGCCATCGTGGCCGCTGCGCTGGTCGGCGTTGTCCTGATGCAGCGCTCCGAAGGGGGCGGGCTGGGGATCGGCAGCAATCCCGGCGGTGCTTTCGGCGCGCGCGGGGCGGCAGATTTCCTGACCCGTGCGACCAAGTGGCTGGCGATTGTCTTTGTCGCAATGTCGATCCTGCTCGCCGCGCTCGCCGTGCGCGAAGGCAAGGTGGACGGCGTGACCACCACGCTTGACCGCGCAGCCCCGGCGCCGCTCGATCCGCTGGCTGACCCGGCCGCCGGCCCTGCATTGCCGGCTACGCCTGTGCCGGCCGCTCCGGCACAGACCGCGCCTGCGGCTCCTGCCGGCGGGGACCCGCTCGCCGAGTAA